ATCTTCAAGAACATTCCCCAGTTCACGGTGCTGCGTTTCGCACGCTACCTGAACTTCCTGGTCACCCTGCCCGAAGTGGTGGAGGAGATCTCCTCCAGCGAGATGGCCGGCATCATCGGCATCAAGCCCACCCAGCTCAGGCAGGACTTCTTCACCCTGGGCGGGTTTGGCCGGCAGGGGAAGAAGTACAACGTGCGCTTCCTGATCCACCGGCTCAGCGAGGTGCTGGCCCTGCAGAAGCCCCAGGACATGGTGCTGGCGGGCGTGGGCCACCTGGGCCAGGCCATCGCCAACTACCAGGGCTTCGAGCGCTTCAACCTGGTGCTGCGCGGCATTTTCGACGTGAATCCCAAGCTCATCGGGCTGAAGATCCGCGACATCCAGGTGCAGGATCTGGACGAGTTGCAGGGCTTCATCCGGCAGCACCGGATCCAGATCGGGATCATCAGCACGCCGCACCAGTCGGCCCAGAACGTCTGCGACAGCATGGTGGACGCGGGCGTGAAGGCCATCTGGAACTTCAGCCCGGAAAATGTCACCGTGCCCGAGGGCGTGGTGGTGCAGAATGAGAACCTCTCCGTGGGCATCATGAACCTCAGCTACCGGCTCAACCGCGAGCTGGCCTGACCCACGGTCGTCGCATACGCGAACGGCCCCCGACCTTGACGGATCGGGGGCCGTTTTGGTGTCGGGTCGAAGCCCTCAGCGCAGCAGGGTCAGGCGCTGCACCAGCTGGCCTCGCGGATGACGCAGCACGGCCACGTAGACTCCGCTGGCCAGGCCCGCGGGCGTGAACGGCACTTGATGCCGACCCGCCGCCAGGGTGCCATCCACCAGCACGGCCACTTCCTGGCCCTGCAGGTTGTAGACGGCCAGCCGCACGGGCGCGGACTCGGCCATGTCGAAGCCCAGCCTCGTGCTCGGATTGAAGGGATTGGGCACGGCGGGCAGCAGCGTGAAGGCCGTCGGTTGGGCGTCCAGCCGGACGCTGAGCTCCAGCAGCACGGACTGGCTGCCGTCCAGACCCTGGCGCAGCACGCTGTAGGTGAAGTCGCCCGTGCCGGGCTCGTCCTGGAA
This Candidatus Delongbacteria bacterium DNA region includes the following protein-coding sequences:
- a CDS encoding redox-sensing transcriptional repressor Rex → MSEDAIFKNIPQFTVLRFARYLNFLVTLPEVVEEISSSEMAGIIGIKPTQLRQDFFTLGGFGRQGKKYNVRFLIHRLSEVLALQKPQDMVLAGVGHLGQAIANYQGFERFNLVLRGIFDVNPKLIGLKIRDIQVQDLDELQGFIRQHRIQIGIISTPHQSAQNVCDSMVDAGVKAIWNFSPENVTVPEGVVVQNENLSVGIMNLSYRLNRELA